Proteins encoded together in one Styela clava chromosome 12, kaStyClav1.hap1.2, whole genome shotgun sequence window:
- the LOC144430433 gene encoding zinc finger MYM-type protein 6-like, producing MSRYVDCHKRKQEKKLEFVRQYDEKYMELAFTVARGSEQSPRPLCLVCDQVLSNNAMKPSKLARHFHSKHGNLKGKPVKFFERLLIDMNNQKKQLKNMKTSEKSLLRGSYLISPQIAKTRKPYTIGEKLVKACILSAAEDFGR from the coding sequence ATGTCAAGATACGTTGACTGTCACAAGAGAAAGCAAGAAAAAAAGCTCGAGTTTGTAAGGCAATACGATGAAAAGTACATGGAACTTGCTTTTACTGTAGCTCGTGGCAGTGAACAATCACCACGGCCTTTGTGTTTAGTTTGTGACCAAGTTCTCTCCAATAACGCTATGAAACCTTCCAAACTTGCTCGACACTTTCACTCAAAGCACGGCAATCTCAAGGGCAAGCCTGTTAAGTTTTTCGAACGACTTCTCATCGACATGAACAACCAAAAGAAGcaactgaaaaatatgaaaacttcaGAAAAATCTCTTCTTCGTGGATCATATCTAATTTCTCCTCAAATTGCTAAAACAAGAAAACCGTACACAATTGGAGAAAAGTTGGTAAAGGCGTGCATCTTATCTGCAGCTGAAGATTTTGGGCGCTGA